In a single window of the Debaryomyces hansenii CBS767 chromosome A complete sequence genome:
- a CDS encoding DEHA2A08382p (weakly similar to uniprot|P33749 Saccharomyces cerevisiae YKL062W MSN4 Transcriptional activator related to Msn2p) — protein sequence MPVNAAIMTGEFGIPASQPGELNINDEVFLRQNEYDLIGSEVMGEENMGVFEELASNISSRSSLANMPVGQTTYSTTNTTPELSSPPKSHPVSRSSFSLPIDQLNLLSLKSMSSTQSSKSPSPEYNLYSVIRENPEEEKTINPRQLFSEDIDIGAASASAASAPTDKRTDETEGTSARGYILPSSSSPSLSTLFDGTQRASYPKAKSHSISMGSDITASKKFDFIMNNECFNAISYWINDTLQNVNSKMNDDDEELGGAEEIMVNPTGIIKSNYYKRRNSIQLVTPSSYNQHNSFDDEARVQKKKRRKSYNHDYAKSMTKQDTPAASSANNPEPVGTVHNRPNPDTIKEPSNDNRSFSNDEDEQDKPFPCPDCAKQFKRSEHLKRHIRSVHSNIRPFHCKYCEKKFSRSDNLAQHLKTHYKVNTNGTTTIIYGNPNLHNRGGRKKHSD from the coding sequence ATGCCCGTGAACGCAGCAATAATGACGGGTGAGTTTGGAATACCAGCGAGTCAACCGGGGGAGCTTAATATAAATGACGAGGTGTTCTTGCGCCAGAATGAGTATGATTTGATAGGCTCAGAGGTTATGGGAGAGGAAAACATGGGTGTATTTGAGGAATTGGCTAGTAATATATCGTCGAGGTCATCGTTGGCGAACATGCCGGTGGGCCAGACGACGTATTCGACCACTAATACGACGCCTGAGTTGTCATCACCACCCAAGCTGCATCCGGTATCAAGACTGTCGTTCAGCTTGCCCATTGACCAATTGAACCTATTATCTTTGAAGTCGATGTCGTCGACGCAGTCGTCGAAATCACCTTCGCCCGAATACAACCTCTACAGCGTCATACGAGAAAATccagaagaagagaagacAATCAACCCAAGACAATTGTTCAGCGAAGATATAGACATTGGGGCGGCATCTGCGTCAGCAGCATCGGCTCCCACGGACAAACGCACAGACGAGACCGAAGGCACAAGTGCCAGAGGATACATATTGccatcttcatcgtctcCATCGCTATCAACATTGTTTGACGGCACGCAACGGGCATCATACCCCAAGGCGAAATCACACTCGATATCAATGGGATCAGATATTACCGCATCGAAGAAGTTTGACTTCATAATGAATAACGAGTGCTTCAACGCCATTCTGTACTGGATCAACGATACGTTACAAAACGTCAACTCGAAAATGAACGACGACGACGAGGAATTGGGAGGGGCTGAGGAAATTATGGTAAATCCAACGGGCATTATCAAGTCCAACTACTACAAGAGGCGGAATTCGATTCAATTGGTGACACCGTCGAGCTACAACCAGCACAATTCGTTTGACGACGAAGCCAGGGttcagaaaaagaagagaagaaagtCGTACAACCACGACTACGCCAAGTCAATGACCAAACAGGATACACCGGCTGCTTCCTCCGCCAATAACCCCGAGCCCGTGGGCACAGTCCATAATAGACCCAACCCCGACACCATCAAAGAACCACTGAACGACAACCGCAGCTTTTCCAATGACGAAGACGAACAGGACAAGCCATTCCCATGCCCTGATTGCGCTAAACAATTCAAACGATCCGAGCATCTTAAGAGACATATAAGGTCGGTGCATTCCAACATACGTCCGTTCCACTGCAAGTACTGCGAGAAGAAGTTCAGCAGAAGTGACAATCTCGCACAACACTTGAAGACTCACTACAAAGTCAACACCAATGGAACAACGACCATAATCTATGGCAACCCTAATTTACACAATAGAGGCGGTAGAAAGAAACACTCtgattga
- a CDS encoding DEHA2A08404p (similar to uniprot|Q8TS14 Methanosarcina acetivorans MA0993 Chloride peroxidase) — MTGSAKLKLSDGTELFYKDWGTGDPIVFSHGWPLTSDAFEDQMMFLALKGFRVIAHDRRGHGRSSQPWEGHTMDQYADDLAELVDHLGLKNAIHVGHSTGGGEVARYIGRHGIGKVSKCVLISAVPPLMVKSEENLVGTPIEVFHDIRDNVSKDRSKFFKDLAFTFYGLDRDESEASTGFIDSFWMQGMQGSIKALYDCVAAFSETDQREDLRNMNIPTLVLYGDNDQIVPPISSSKAAIKFLPQAKEKVYAGAPHGLCSTHKKLVNEDIYRFITH; from the coding sequence ATGACTGGTAGTGCAAAACTTAAGCTCTCTGATGGTACAGAACTCTTCTACAAGGATTGGGGTACTGGAGATCCCATAGTATTCAGCCATGGCTGGCCGTTAACGTCAGATGCGTTCGAAGACCAGATGATGTTTTTGGCTCTCAAGGGGTTCAGGGTGATCGCTCATGACCGAAGAGGCCACGGAAGATCTTCTCAACCATGGGAAGGCCATACGATGGATCAATATGCTGATGACCTAGCCGAGCTAGTTGATCATTTGGGCTTGAAAAATGCAATTCACGTTGGTCACTCTACTGGCGGTGGAGAGGTAGCTAGATATATAGGTCGTCATGGTATTGGGAAAGTACTGAAATGTGTTTTGATTAGCGCTGTTCCACCTCTCATGGTGAAATCAGAAGAGAATCTTGTGGGTACACCCATTGAGGTATTTCATGATATAAGAGATAACGTCCTGAAGGACCGATctaaattctttaaagaTTTAGCTTTCACCTTCTATGGTTTGGACCGTGATGAGTCAGAAGCCTCGACAGGGTTTATTGATAGCTTTTGGATGCAAGGGATGCAAGGATCAATAAAGGCATTGTATGATTGTGTGGCTGCGTTCTCAGAAACAGACCAGCGTGAAGATTTGAGAAACATGAATATACCTACGTTGGTTCTTTATGGTGATAATGATCAGATTGTACCTCCCATTTCATCCAGCAAGGCAGCGATAAAATTCTTACCACaagcaaaagaaaaagtttACGCAGGCGCACCCCACGGCTTGTGCAGCACCCACAAGAAATTGGTGaatgaagatatatatCGGTTCATCACTCATTGA
- a CDS encoding DEHA2A08426p (no similarity) translates to MGYKKGSLSFAFTFKRSVVKAQGEILTEVGSSFQKHTLLLMLVFQLFTWMNYLVST, encoded by the coding sequence ATGGGTTACAAGAAGGGCTCTCTTTCATTCGCGTTCACTTTCAAGCGAAGTGTTGTTAAAGCGCAAGGTGAAATTTTAACAGAAGTTGGAAGTTCATTTCAAAAGCATACCTTGTTACTAATGCTAGTGTTCCAATTATTCACCTGGATGAATTACCTTGTTTCgacttga
- a CDS encoding DEHA2A08448p (similar to uniprot|Q6FDV9 Acinetobacter sp ACIAD0849), producing the protein MSKTEFDTKSPVLVTGATGYVAGWIVKKLLEAGVTVHAAVRDPSNHDKLNHLEELKNSTNGDLKFFAADLLKEGSYAEGMAGCKVVFHTASPFTSKITDPQKDLVDPAKLGTRNVLETANKTESVSRVVLTSSCAAIYGDNKDLVSLPNGTLDESVWNNSSSLSHNAYSYSKTVAEKEAWSICENQSKWDLVVLNPSLVFGPGLNSNATSESFSIMKSFGNGSMNRGTPDIGIGIIDVRDLADAHLRAAFIKNAHGRYIISAHNTSFLEIGKSLSPEYDSYPIPKSAAPKFLIWLVGPFVDKNLTRRYIRDNVNYKWKADNSKSIKELEIRYRPLKDTVSDFFQSIIDAKQI; encoded by the coding sequence ATGTCAAAAACCGAATTCGATACAAAGAGCCCGGTTCTCGTGACTGGTGCCACAGGCTACGTCGCTGGATGGATTgttaaaaaattattggaagCAGGAGTTACAGTACACGCGGCTGTTAGAGACCCTTCCAACCACGATAAACTCAATCACCTTGAAGAGTTGAAGAACAGCACAAATGgtgatttaaaattttttgcCGCCGACTTGTTGAAAGAAGGTTCATATGCAGAAGGTATGGCTGGCTGCAAAGTAGTGTTTCACACTGCTTCTCCCTTCACGTCGAAAATCACTGATCCTCAGAAGGATCTCGTTGACCCTGCCAAGTTAGGGACCAGAAATGTGTTGGAAACCGCAAACAAGACAGAATCGGTGTCTAGAGTTGTGTTGACCAGCAGTTGTGCAGCAATTTATGGAGACAATAAAGACCTTGTTTCCCTCCCAAATGGTACTTTGGATGAAAGCGTTTGGAACAATAGCTCTTCTTTGAGCCATAACGCTTATTCTTATTCTAAAACTGTAGCAGAAAAAGAGGCGTGGAGTATCTGTGAGAATCAAAGTAAGTGGGACCTTGTTGTTCTTAACCCCAGCCTTGTTTTTGGGCCAggattaaattcaaatgctACGTCAGAAAGTTTCAGTATCATGAAGTCGTTCGGTAATGGTCTGATGAACAGAGGTACACCAGATATTGGTATTGGGATCATTGATGTCAGAGATTTGGCTGACGCTCATTTGAGGGCTGCTTTCATCAAAAATGCTCATGGTCGTTATATTATTTCTGCCCACAATACCTCTTTCTTGGAGATTGGAAAACTGTTATCACCAGAATATGATTCATATCCAATTCCTAAAAGCGCAGCCCCAAAGTTCTTGATTTGGCTAGTAGGTCCATTTGTCGATAAGAACTTAACAAGAAGGTATATTCGCGATAACGTCAACTATAAATGGAAGGCTGATAATTCAAAGTCTATAAAGGAGTTAGAAATTAGATATAGACCTCTTAAGGATACTGTTTCTGATTTTTTCCAGCTGATTATCGATGCTAAGCAAATTTAA
- a CDS encoding DEHA2A08470p (no similarity) codes for MYSGAPCSTMCGTIGGTIFDAFHRVCRTIVFGDALFYNMRMNSYIVTI; via the coding sequence ATGTATTCTGGTGCACCCTGTAGTACAATGTGTGGTACAATCGGAGGTACAATCTTTGATGCGTTTCACAGAGTTTGTCGAACAATAGTTTTCGGTGATGCTTTGTTTTATAATATGAGAATGAATCTGTATATAGTAACTATATGA